The following proteins are co-located in the Desulfonauticus submarinus genome:
- a CDS encoding lipid-A-disaccharide synthase N-terminal domain-containing protein: MAEKIWLIIGFLAQGLFSARFLVQWIASEKAKKSVIPIYFWYFSLGGGLLLLAYSIYRKDPVFILGQSTGVLIYSRNLYLIYKEKKRLQFSSESKS; encoded by the coding sequence ATGGCAGAAAAAATTTGGTTAATTATTGGCTTTTTAGCTCAAGGACTCTTTTCAGCAAGATTTCTAGTTCAGTGGATTGCAAGTGAAAAGGCTAAAAAAAGTGTTATCCCCATTTACTTCTGGTATTTCAGTTTAGGAGGTGGACTTTTACTTTTGGCCTACTCTATTTATAGAAAAGACCCTGTTTTTATCTTAGGACAATCCACAGGAGTTTTAATCTACTCCAGAAACCTATATCTTATTTATAAAGAAAAAAAACGACTTCAATTTTCAAGTGAGTCCAAATCGTAA
- a CDS encoding glycosyltransferase family 2 protein, with protein MNTQNDIYLSVIIPVKNEEENIPILGKEVSEALLHFPHKWECLWINDGSTDNSEQALESLCAQDNHHKLINLAQNYGQSAAMYVGFQLAKGKILVTLDGDGQNDPKDIPKLVNFLEKHNADVVNGYRAKRQDNFIRKIASKIGNGFRNFITKDKIRDVGCSIRAIRKECVQNIFLFKGMHRFLPTLIKIQGYKKILETPVNHRPRVRGKTKYNINNRLWVGLFDTFGVLWMRKRKVLPKLREKK; from the coding sequence TTGAACACTCAAAATGATATTTACCTAAGTGTCATAATCCCTGTTAAAAATGAAGAAGAAAATATTCCAATTCTAGGCAAAGAAGTAAGCGAGGCCCTATTGCATTTTCCTCATAAATGGGAATGCTTGTGGATAAACGATGGATCAACAGATAATAGTGAGCAAGCCTTGGAAAGCCTCTGTGCCCAAGATAATCATCATAAACTTATTAACTTAGCTCAAAATTATGGGCAATCTGCTGCCATGTATGTTGGTTTTCAGCTGGCAAAAGGCAAAATATTAGTTACCCTAGATGGCGATGGCCAAAACGATCCTAAAGACATTCCCAAGTTGGTAAATTTTTTAGAGAAACACAACGCTGATGTAGTAAATGGATATAGAGCAAAAAGACAAGATAACTTTATTCGCAAAATAGCTTCTAAAATAGGAAATGGGTTTCGCAATTTTATTACTAAAGACAAAATTAGGGATGTAGGGTGTTCTATTAGAGCTATTCGAAAAGAATGTGTGCAAAACATTTTTCTTTTTAAGGGAATGCATCGTTTTTTGCCTACGTTAATCAAAATTCAAGGATATAAAAAAATTTTAGAAACTCCTGTAAATCATAGACCAAGAGTAAGAGGAAAAACTAAATACAATATCAACAATCGTCTTTGGGTAGGTCTATTTGACACCTTTGGAGTATTGTGGATGAGAAAACGAAAAGTTTTACCAAAATTGAGAGAAAAAAAATAA
- a CDS encoding tRNA dihydrouridine synthase — MSLPLGPNYPWLAPLAGFSDLPFRLVCRKYGCDLAFTEMVSASGLIYNSKGTFSILKTCAQDSPLIVQLFGADPKIIFKAVNILKKLGFKYFDLNCGCSVKKVIKTGSGAYLLTQIKKIEEIVKTMQSLVPAKQVGIKARLGYSLKEDIYLKLGEKMAKLGIGWFTLHPRYAKQKFSGTADWTALKKLKHTFPELKVIGSGDIFTAEDGINCLSSTQIDGIMFARGALSNPFIFQEYKALLQQKSITIPKSKIIAQLLLDFAKYYPKFAPQKAVLKMRTLLPKMIKNIPEAKKIRHKLTSISSWEQVIQIANQLKEE, encoded by the coding sequence ATGTCTCTTCCTCTTGGCCCCAACTATCCTTGGTTAGCGCCTTTAGCTGGATTTTCAGACTTGCCATTTCGTTTAGTATGTAGAAAATATGGCTGCGACTTAGCTTTTACAGAAATGGTCAGTGCCTCAGGATTAATCTATAATAGTAAAGGAACATTTTCTATTTTAAAAACTTGTGCTCAAGATTCACCTCTTATAGTTCAGCTCTTTGGTGCAGACCCCAAAATAATTTTTAAGGCTGTTAACATATTAAAAAAACTAGGTTTCAAATACTTTGATCTAAACTGTGGCTGTTCAGTGAAAAAAGTTATAAAAACAGGTTCTGGAGCATATCTTTTAACTCAAATAAAAAAAATCGAAGAAATTGTAAAAACAATGCAATCTCTAGTGCCAGCCAAACAAGTAGGAATCAAAGCCAGATTGGGCTATTCTTTAAAAGAAGATATTTATCTAAAGTTAGGTGAAAAAATGGCCAAACTAGGTATTGGTTGGTTCACTCTCCATCCTAGATATGCCAAGCAGAAATTTTCTGGCACAGCTGATTGGACTGCTCTAAAAAAATTAAAACATACCTTCCCTGAATTAAAAGTGATTGGCAGCGGTGATATATTTACTGCTGAAGATGGGATAAATTGTCTTTCTTCTACTCAAATTGATGGAATCATGTTTGCTAGGGGAGCATTAAGCAACCCTTTTATTTTCCAAGAATATAAAGCGTTATTACAACAAAAATCTATAACCATACCTAAAAGCAAAATCATAGCCCAACTACTTTTAGATTTTGCCAAATACTATCCCAAATTTGCTCCACAAAAAGCTGTTTTAAAAATGAGAACACTACTTCCTAAAATGATAAAAAATATCCCTGAGGCTAAAAAAATTCGTCATAAATTAACTTCTATTTCTTCTTGGGAACAAGTAATCCAAATAGCAAATCAATTAAAAGAGGAATAA